The genomic stretch ACCACTCCCAGCAGCCTGGGTAGCCTGAGGgggctcttcctgggcatcaCATCACCCCAGGGAAGGTgggtgcaggggcaggggggcaTCAGCACGCCCAACGCACCCTGCCACCAGCCTGGTACCACTTGTCCCAGTCGCACCCGGGCAGGCACGCAGCTGCCTCCCAGATCCATGCCAAGCAGTGGGTCTGGGGGTGGCCCCCAGGGCcgtgctggtgctgctgctgttggcgGCCGACATTTGGGGAGAGCTGCCTGCGCTGCAGATGCCGGCAGAGCCTGGCAGGGATGAGTGGTGGACGTGCAGCTTGGAGTCACCAAACTGATGCCTAAGCACTTTTGCCCATCTCCTAAGGTCGGGGTTCCATGTTGATCAGCAACCACAAACCAGTCAAGGATATTTTAGGGTATTTGTTAGGAAATATAAGTAACTAACAGTTACAGGATAAACCGCAGAGCACCATGGCAACCCACTCATGGAAATGCTAATAACTGGGACATAAGGTGGGTGATTAACCTATCAAAAGCAGAACCCTAACATTAAGTTGGGTGCAGATCtatgcagagaaaaatgaagcgTTCCCACCGTGAACATGCACAAAAGCAGTGCGGCATtaacagctgcagccctggcagggtCTCCAGGCAGAGGTGAGCAGAGGGTggcccctgctgctgcccctctgccccccgCTGCAGCACGGAGCAGCAGTGGGGTAGGGGGTGATTGtgcttctccccttccctttgtCGGAGCGTAGCTGTATTGTTTGGCTTGGCTTTGCAACAGgagttataaataaaaatgtctcaCCAAGAGTGCGTGACTCACGGTCCTCACCACAAGGATAACCTCTCTGCTAGGAAACCTGATCCGAGGACCAAACTGCGGCATGCAAGAATCAAAGACATTGCttaattaatatatttaatccAAATGGCGAATAGACAAGCCCCTCACCCCAcctgggctggggtgggctgctggggaaggtgCCTGTGCCCCTCCAGACCCCTGTCCTGTGCTATCCCCGACCTCTGGCTGCTGACAGCCCAGCCCTCGACCTGCTCCAGGGCCCAGTGGTTTCCCTCGATGGCAGCAGGGAGCTGACGTGGCCTtgaccagctgcagctgggtgtGCCTCAGCATTAGCTCCTGTCATGCCCCAAGGGGGCagctggtgggtgctggtgtcACCTCACCCTGCTTGGGATGTGGGGACCGAGGATGTGCTGAGGCATCACCCCTCGCACGGAAAGCCGTGCCAGCCCTGTGCACCAGGGCACAACCGTGCCTGTGGCCTGCCTCCACTGCctggggcagcaggcagcatcccccctcagaggctggggctgcagtgcctcTCCCGGCATCAGACACCGGCTGCACAGTTCCATTCCACCACCTTGCTCTGCCTGCGGCGATGCCTGTGGTGCCTGGATTCTGCATCCTCCTTCTGTGCTGCCATCCCTGAGCCGGAGCCTGGccctgtggggagaggggacacCCTGTGCCTCAGAGCCCCAGCCCGGCGGGACCTGGCTTATCCCTGGGGGTGGGTGACGGCGGGGCGACAGCTGGCTGGGGGATTTGCCAAGGGCATTATTTAATGCTGTGGGTAAATGGAGAAACAGCAGCTAATTCTGGAGCCCATaatcctcttcctctcccaggGATGGGGTGCCTGCCAGACACGCAGCTGCTGGCGGGACCCCAGGACAAGCCCCAGGCAGCTCCCCAggtgtgctgctggcagagcgACTCCCAGACCATGGGTGATGTGCAGAAGGTAAGTGGGATCCAGTGACATCCTGCCTGCACCAGGGTGGGTGTGCTGGCACCAGCTCCCGGCTGCGGTGTCAagcagcctggcagagcaggaCCAGGGCTATACCCTGGGCTTGTCCCCCCCAGCACACCTAGGAGCTGGTAGGgctcccagggcagggacagcaCACCTTGGGGGGGGATTGGGGCTGGGCAGATCTGCCATGGGACCACCCTGAGCCTGGACACCTTGGGAGCCAAGCCCTGGCGCTAGCTCAGCCCATAGACACAGGGTACCCATGGCCAACAGAGCGCCCAGCTCCCCTCTCCGAAATGACAGTGCTCTGCAGTGACCTGGCACCCTGCAgggctcccccagcaccccatgcCCCCAGGGGCTGCTCTCCGTCATCCAGAGGCTGAAGGGTTCCCCGGAGCAGGAGCTCCGCATTGTCCTGCTGGGGCTGGACAACGCGGGGAAGACCACGCTGCTGAAACGCCTGGCGTCCGAGGAGGTCAGCACCATCACCCCCACCCAGGTAGGTGCTGCTGGGGGCCAGGGCAGCGGGAGGGCGGCAGGTCCTACCCTTCCCTTGGGTGATGCTGGGGTTTGTGTCCCCGTGCAGGGCTTCAACATAAAGAGCGTCCACTCACATGGCTTCAAGCTAAACGTCTGGGATATCGGGGGCCAGCGCTCCATCCGCCCGTACTGGAAGAAATATCTGGGCAGCACAGACCTGCTGGTGAGTGGGGCGgccacctgcagccccccacAGCCCCGTGCGTGGAGACCCATGCCCTCTGCGTGGGGCTCTGTACCTCGTACCCCAGCAGAGGCATGTGGCCCCTGCAAAAGGCAGTGGGCCGTGCAGCCGGGCAAGGAGGAGCTGCTGACTGTCCGTTTTGTCCCCATGGCAGATTTATGTTATTGACAGCGCAGACCAGAAGCGTTTCGAGGAGACAGGGCAGGTATGAGGGGTCCAGTGGGGGGTGGGTGTGGGGTCCTGGGGCTCAGATCCATCTGGCACGAGCTCTTTGAAGACTGGAGCAGGGAGCGAGGCTGCTCTTTATCATGCGGCAGTGCTACTGTGGGGGCCAAGCTGTCCCCAGAGCTATTTGGGAAGGGGTCATGATCAGAGTCTCAGCACGCAAAGCCACCCCACTCTATGGCAGATCCGTGTCCAGGAGCTCCCCCAAAGCCAGGTGCGATGCCCCAGGGGTACCCGGCACAGGGGTAACTCTGCCCCTGATGAAAGTGACCCCTTGGTCACCAGCActcctgccacctccccagTGCCAGGTTAGCGATACGACCAAGCAAAGGTTTACAAGTAGCGAATTCAGAGTTACAAACCCTGAGAATGAAGCCGGAGAGGGGAAGGTGAGACTCCGAGTGCCAGTCTTGGCTGTACTGGCACCAGACGGCGGCGTGGGTGTGCCAGACAGCACAGGGCTGACAGCAGCCTCCTGTAGCTGCCCTTTGCCCCAGGCTCTCGGTGCCTGGAGTGCTTCAGCCCTCAGGTAGTACTGTGCGAGTCCCACGTTCTCTTCAGGGCAGATGGAGCTTCAGGGGTGCATGTTTCTCCTTCGGGATGTCAACACCTCACAGCTTCTTTGGTTGCAATAAGAGCACCAGAGAGAGGGGAGTGAGGCACTTCGGGGGACCGAGGTGCCCCAGCCCGCCCTGGGCAGCTAAGGCAAGCAGTGCGGCAGCTCCAtggaggagggcagcagcaggcagcagccctgggagaCGGTTCTCTcttggcaggagctggcagagctcacCGAGGACGAGTCCCTCACGGGGGTCCCACTGCTGGTGTTTGCCAACAAGCAGGACCTAGTGactgcagcacctgcagctgAAATTGCAGAAGGGCTGAGCCTCCACACCTACCGGGACCGGGAATGGCAGATCCAGGCCTGCTCAGCCTTGTCTGGGGAAGGAGTACAGGTAGAGATGAGGGCCTGTAGGCTCTGCAGAGGTGGGAGAGGACCCAAGAATCTGCCATGCTTTTGGGGCTGTGCTCACATatctctcttccctccaggaTGGGATGAACTGGATTTCCAGCCAGATCATGAACAGGAAGAAGTGAGAGTTGCAAAGTACCAGACAAGACTGAGCTGCAGGTCCCTAAGCCATGGCCAACCCCCCTGGTCCCTAGACTGCCCCCAAGGGCTCGGCTGAGCCCTGAGCCTCAGGCTGCCATGCTCAGATGGGCTTCCCACCCAGTCTTTAACTATCAGTTGGCTTCCCTTCTCCGGGCCTCCTGGGCTTCCACGGGCTCCTCATACCCTCCaaccctcctgcagcccccgTGCTATTGGAGGGAAGCACATGTCCCACTGTGTCAAGGGCTTGCACACCTCCAGAATGAGAACCTGCTCAGGACTTGTCCATCCGCACTGCTGGCACACCCCGCAGAGGCTGCTGCAACGCACACACTGCCCAGGGCACACTGGGCACCCCACGGCGCCACTGGCTACACCCTCAGACATGGCACGTACAGCCAACCAAATGGTGTGTATTCCTTTCCGCTTCTGTAGGATGTGACTGGTGCTgccccagccacagcagctggCTTTGGAAAGCCTGAGTTCAGTATCTTTCGCTGGCCAGAGGAGCTCCCACACATGCACGGGACCTGGGACAAGCACAAAGACACAGAGAGGACCTGGCTGGGCAGCCACCAATGGAGGTGTTTCATTGCCTGCTGACAGCCTTGGTTGCAGCCACGCTGCGCATGCCACCAAGAGGGGCTGCTCTGCAAGAGCCCCTGGGAAGCGCATCGTCCTAAATGCCCGGGAGCTGGGGCTTCTGTCGCCCCGCCGAAGATGCCCATCCCGAGGACTGGAAGATGCGGCTCCGTGGCTGAGCGCCCGCGCCTCTGGGGACGGGTGGGAGACAAGCcgcagcggggctgggagccTTGCACTGTGCCAGgccctgggctgcagccctgcctgcccgcaGGCGGCCCTCAATAAAGCTGCCTGTGACCTCCGCGCTGCCTCGGCCAGTCCTTCCCGCGGTGCTGGGACAGCGCTGCTCCCCGCCTCGCCGCTCTGCGGCCCGGCGAGGCCTGCGgggccccgggccggggccggtcccggggccgggacccccgggcgggccggggccggagccgagCCCCGTCCCTAACGCCTGGCGCCATCTTGTGTAGCGTTGCCATGGCGACAGGCTGCCGGGGACCGCCGCGTCAGTCAGCGCCGCCGGAGCGGATCACGTGTCCCGCGGGCGGCACGAGCCGCGCACGTTCCCGCGCGCACGTGACTGGCATGAGGAGGGAGCGcggactacagctcccggcatgctgcgcgccgccgccgcgcagtGCACGCCGGGAGGCGCTCTGCcgctcctcccctccctcccaaccgCCCCGCCCAAAGCACGGCGGGAGCTGCGTGCCTCTCTGGCTCCGCCCCCTTCCCTGCCATAGGCGGGCAGGAGTGACGTTTACCCGCGGAGGCGTGTACGCGGTGGTGTGAGGGCTTCTGATTGGTGGCGCGGGCTGCCGTTCCCGGGCGGGGCTGAGGGCGGGAGCGGCGCGCCGGAAGGCGGAAGCGGAGGATGGCGGCGGGTGCGGGCGGgctgctggcggcggcggcgctgctgtTGGCGGTGGCCGGGCCGCGCCCGGCGCCCGCCGAGCTCACGGATGGCAACAGCGAGCACCTGAAGCGGGAGCATTCGCTGATGAAGCCGTATCAGGGTgagcgcggggccgggcgggaggGCCGGGCGGACGCCCCGCGGCGGCCCGGGCTGAGCCGCGCTCGCTCTCTGCCGCTTTGCAGGCGCGGGCTCCGCCGCGATGCCGCTGTGGGACTTCCAGGGCAGCACCATGGTCACTAGCCAATACGTCCGCCTGACGCCCGACGAGCGCAGCCGGGAGGGCTCCATCTGGAACCGTGTGGTGAGAGCCCGGGGGCAGaccggcgggggggcgggggcccGGGGGGTGACCGGCGGGGGCCCGGAGCGGCCCCATCGCCTCTCCCGGCTCTTGGACTGACGCCGCTGGGCGGTCTCCGCGCAGCCCTGCTTCCTCAAGGACTGGGAGCTCCACGTCCACTTCAAGATCCATGGAGCTGGCAAGAAGAACCTGCATGGGGACGGCCTGGCGCTGTGGTACACGCAGGAGCGGCTGGTGCCAGGTACGGTGCGCAGCCGgggggctgcctggctgggcTGAGGCCCTGTCGGCACTCATGCATGCCCTGGGGCAGCCCAGGTTGCTGCCCCTGCCCTGGAAAGTTTCTTGCCAGGGAGGGTGTTTGAGCTCCCCTCTGTCTGGTTTCACTAGATCAGGATGGTGCTTTCTGCCCCGGGAGCAGGTGCCCTCAGTCATCTGCCTGGCAATAAACAGCTCTTACAGCTCTTTTCAATAGAAGTCTGAGCAGAAATTCTGTCTGAGCGCCTTCTGTTTCCAATGTTCTGCCCTGCTCCAGGTCCTGTCTTTGGCAGCAAGGACAACTTCCACGGACTGGCTATTTTCCTTGATACGTATCCCAATGATGAAGCAACAGAGGTGAGTAGTTTGGGGAGCTTGTTCAGTGCTGAGGAGGTTGTTTCCTCATGGCTTCGTGCTCCGAGTGCTTCACATCCGGACCGAGGAAAAGTCTCTCCTTACATGAGAGTGGGCCGCTCTTCCTGTCGTGGGAGCTGGTAAAGGCAAGAGTTTGCACATGCATTAACAGAGACAAGAAGGTCCTTGCTCCATCTTCTGCTATTGTTGACTACACAAATGTTTCTAAGGCCTTTCCCCTTCTGCCTGAGAGTGTGGCACGGGG from Buteo buteo chromosome 24, bButBut1.hap1.1, whole genome shotgun sequence encodes the following:
- the LOC142044313 gene encoding ADP-ribosylation factor-like protein 3 isoform X1 → MGDVQKGSPSTPCPQGLLSVIQRLKGSPEQELRIVLLGLDNAGKTTLLKRLASEEVSTITPTQGFNIKSVHSHGFKLNVWDIGGQRSIRPYWKKYLGSTDLLIYVIDSADQKRFEETGQELAELTEDESLTGVPLLVFANKQDLVTAAPAAEIAEGLSLHTYRDREWQIQACSALSGEGVQDGMNWISSQIMNRKK
- the LOC142044313 gene encoding ADP-ribosylation factor-like protein 3 isoform X2; its protein translation is MGDVQKGLLSVIQRLKGSPEQELRIVLLGLDNAGKTTLLKRLASEEVSTITPTQGFNIKSVHSHGFKLNVWDIGGQRSIRPYWKKYLGSTDLLIYVIDSADQKRFEETGQELAELTEDESLTGVPLLVFANKQDLVTAAPAAEIAEGLSLHTYRDREWQIQACSALSGEGVQDGMNWISSQIMNRKK